In Glycine max cultivar Williams 82 chromosome 15, Glycine_max_v4.0, whole genome shotgun sequence, the DNA window tttttttaattaatttttatttataattgataTCTTTTACCATCAATGTCTTATTTTTTGGGCTTGCCATTGCAATTTATTAATGGGCATCAATACATGATGAATGACATGCACCAACACATTATGCAATTACTTTTTCACCCTTTCTGTCTACAAGGATTCAGACTCAAAAATCAATGCTACTAGTTCAATAGAAGTATGTAGAAAGGTGTAATTTCATGTTCTCATTTAGATGGTGAAATATATCTAGAGGCTATATATGAAAATGCATTGTAGGTGGGGCAAGGGGAAAGAAATAACGCAACAAACAAGGATCCAGGTGGGGCAAGgggaaagaaataaacatgtgGTGAGATATTTGAACTGATGTACACTTTTATTTCATGAAAGTGCAAGTTATTTGCAACTACCAGTGTTTTGTACATGtatcaaaacataaaatgtaGTTTATACCTTTGATTATGATTTTTCAGGACATTTTTGCTGGATCTAGTCAAAATTTTGAGATAGGAATTACTGTATTAGATATTCATctatgatattaatttgatcaatttaatagataaatgttatttttaaagattcaagtgataccgaatgatttagtaaaataatagcTATCACAaccaatcaaaagaaaaattgtagTAATAGTGGTGGTAGTAGTAGGCAGTAGCatgcaacaataaaaaaaatatattagtggTTAGGTTGATTCATGTTGTTGATTTGTTAGTCTTtaattcttttgaattttgattaataatttcTCCAATTTTTACAAATAACCATTATCCTTCCCATTTATGGATAATAATCAAGGGTGGGAGGAGGTTAGAGCATAGAACCTATCGTTACGTGTCACTCTTGTAACAGGTCTTGAATTGTTGACCTGGACAGCAACTGGATTCATTATATAATGTCTTGGATTTTGCATGATCTGGATTAGCTATTGACATTTCTTTCATCAGAGCATAATGATTTGTCATATATtaggttttaaaattattctgaaGTTTGCATTGTGAGGATTAGGAAATCACTTTATAATATATGGATTTGCTCTACACAACCTTTGATTGCTGATAAGGAATTTATGTGACTTATATGGCAGGCTAATCATTCCCTTTTGGAAGAAATTAGGGAGGTTAATCAGCGACTTATTGACACGGTAGTAGACATAAGTAATGAAGAAGTTGATCCAACAgcagctgctgctgctgctgaagGGACAGAAGGGaccattgtcaaatgctcttaCAATGCTGTGGCTCTCGGTCCGAGCTTAAAATCCCAATATGCTTCAGCACAGATGGTGGGCTTTAAAACTCTTAAACCATGTGcatattaagtatttattaattctttttgttATAGAACTTTGTCTTTATTTGTGTTTTACTGCCATGCAGTCACCAATTCAACCCTTGCACTTGCTTGTTCCTACAAATTATCCTAATTGTTCCCCCATACTCCTAGACAAGTTTCCAGTTGAATCCAGGTGAGAGAATTAGCATTTTGGCTTCTCTTATGTgtcttatacttttattttctctgtttgcatttatcaataaaaaggaCAAATGTAATGCTCAAATCTTGCAAAACAAAACTTCTTTTGGTGATTGTGACGTTTTTTTCATTGATGAAACATGTGTTTGCTCTATTGTATCAGACTGAGTAAAGAAGATAACGCTGAAGGGTGCCTCTTATTATTTATAGCAAAGACCATGGCCGTTTTACCTGTCAGATTTGCTTTAATATGTATCCGTCATCCAAATGAACACGTGTGATTTTAGAAAACATATGTttaatttatgcctcaaattaATCCTCTATTGCTTTAAGCtataatttctctttttaaatagcagatGTGAATTTTTGAGTTTAAATCTAACAAGGAAAAATGTGAGATGTTTTTCCTGAAAGATACATATGACTCTGATGTGCTGACGAGACTGACTGaccattattaatttttattatcctCTGAAATGTTGGTTTATGCCCCTTCCAAACAGAATGTATCACTTTaccttttattttagatttgcttaGAATTCTTctgtttctaataaaaataagtggTATTGAGTATTTCTTTTTTCAGTAAGGAgaatgaagatctttctgtcaAAGCGAAGTCAAGGTTTAGCATATCCTTGCGAAGTTTATCACAACCTATGTCCCTTGGGGAGATAGCAAGGACTTGGGATGTTTGTGCTCGCATTGTTATTTCTGAGCATGCACAACAGAGCGGTGGTGGGAGTTTCAGCTCTAAGTATGGGACTTGGGAGAATTGCTTGACCACATGATGATCCTTGCCGTTCCATGCAAACATCTTTTTTCCTCTTAAATTTGCCAAAACTTGTGTCAATCATTGGATACGGAGTTTTTGGGTGCAGGTGAAAAGCGATCATGCATCAGGTCAAATTGGTCTCGTTTCAGTGAATTGTGTATTCAGTTAGTATCCcattttcttgcttatttttaCGCTCAAATTGCGATGTTTGCCGCTGCCTAAGACGCTCAATGTAGTAAGATTTGTGTGACTTGAATCAAATTGCCTTCACCAAGGCTTTGTTAATAACTAATATAGTAGCTCAACAGTAAGGCCCGTAATTTCTGCAGAAGAATAACACTTCCAGATGCTCATAATTAAATTGTAGTTATGATTAGttatatatcttaaaaaaactttttctttcatGTGAGTTATGATTGAATAACTTAAGTCATAAAATGATGTCATTAGGAGTTTAATAATGAGAAATGTGATATTTACTTATTCGTTACTAAAACTATATTATCCAGTAATTTTGTTTCAAGTTactttacatttaaatttaaaaattggcGATGACttcattaaactaaaataagttACGGTCCTTACTGTATATGAGTATATCTCTGTATGAacgttttcttttcctttattttaatgTACTCTCTCTGAGACTCATTAGTTTCGACCTTGAGAATTTTAAATGCATGGCCCAAACGTTAGAGGATAACTAGTTATTTACCCTAATCGATAAACACTAACCTAATAAAATGATTGTTTTGTCAATCTCAAATTGAACTTGTTCAACTTTTTACCGTAGATGGATTGCCGGTACAATATATTATTGAAGAGTTAAAATTCAAGTACTAGTGCATTGGCTTCAAGTTCAACTTCGATAATCACAGTATAAGGCATTTTATGCAGGAAATAGTATTAAAGTAAATGGTGTAGCTGTAAGGAACTGTAAGCCGGCACGTCAAATCAAAGTAAATGGTGTAGCTGTAAAACAAGGAAAATATTTTGTGTTGCATtctattttaatcttattttctttttcttttctaatagaatatttatcatatctattttttctctttcttctttccaCTGTATATAATtggtataaaaatttaattaaaagtcatTTCAAATGTATTTgtaaagaattattatttttattatagatgttaatatataattggataatattataaaaagtaatatattttaactaaattgtcaaaataattcacaatgaggattttttttattctttatttttatgaaggatattattattattatttatttcacagcctgtttatcttttttttttctcttaattttaatttcctgcTTGTGTCAAAGTAGCCCACAACATTCTCTAATCTTAACAAAAACAAGCAACGGTTGCTCGACCGCCCAATGTTTGTGCAAAAAAATACTGCTTTGCTGTCACGTCACCATAAATCAAAATTACTGCTTCTGTTTCTTCatttatcaaattatatattttaaatattttgtttatttatttattcacatGTACATTGCTTTTTTGTTACACAAATAAACCTTTACGTTTCTGAAAAAGACAGTATATTCTTACATTCGTTCAACTTGCGcgatgttattttactttaatagGTAAGTTTGAAttctaaatatgttattttcacaaataaattGAAGTATATAACTATAGTAAATATTCGAAGAGTTGCCAccttttttttctagaaaaaatttgtgattgtaaaaaaaaattgttattactttaaaaatttacTTTGGAATACACACTTTTGATTGTCGTgatgttttgaaatttcataattCTTAATCACTAATTAGATAATGCTTATAAGATACTCAATTATCCCAAATTACTTCCATTGATTTCATGTACAAGTTtggttctttcttttttctctccgGTACACTTTCTCACGATTGATGCCGTGGgtagttttcaaaataaaaaaaagcaataaagttttaaaaaattgtaatctaTGTTGATTTTATTACAATCTCCAACtgtttttcctttattattattatgattattattattaaattatgcaTTTCAATGTCATGTGAACAAAGCTTTAGTTTAGCATAGGAGAGCCAGAGCCACAAtgataaacataaattataattatttattatttatatattagcaTGAGGCATAATGACTGTTTTAGCCTTGGTGGCCTTGCTATATAAACCTGAGTGGACGTGAGTTTGCGTAACCGATTCCCGAAACAACGCATCCATAGCCAACCGTCtctaacaaaaaacaaaactagcttcttctctttctcactctctctctctctctctgcactTGTTCAATCAACAATGTCAATGGCTTCTCCTTCTTCAAGAAACCAAACGTCGTCGCCGCGTTCGTACTCCTCGGCGTTCGCGTCCACGTCCACGTCCACGTCGTCGACTAGTTTCTCTCCCGTCAGAGTGCAGGAACACCGTCCGTTGCCGTCGAAGAGTGAGAGGAACAAAGACGCGGTGTCGTCGTCGAGCGAGAAGAGGACGTGCATGTGTTCTCCAACGAATCATCCTGGCTCGTTCCGTTGCGCGTATCACAAACAGTTAGCGGAGAAGCAGAAGCAGCAAACGACGTCGTTGAGTTGTCGGAGGCTGAACCTTCTTAGATCGGCGATGAAGAACTCGGTGGTGAGAATCGGAGGAGTGGAAGGTGATCAGATTGTGAGGAGAGCGTTGACGACCACTCTCATTAGGCCCTCCTCTCATCACTTGCGTCGCCGCGAAACCTTTCAGCCCAGGCCCACTCGCCTCTCCCTCATGTCCAAAGCCCAAGATCACTGAACAATAAGCGGAAAATACTTCTTGTAAAATTCTGTGGATAATCTTTCAagaaattgtttcttttttggaatgaaaataaaaattactgagTTGTAAGTAATGCTTCCAGTTGTAACCTGTTAATTAGATATAGACGTACACCGGAGTTAGTTTTGTTACAAATTCCAATTAATTGTTCTCACTCATGGAGATCCACTTTGCAATTTCATTCACACTCATCTATTTTCACCATTTAATTCACAACGAGATACATTATATATGACTCTAGCTAGTACTTGTCTTCTTAATAAGATTCTGGTCTCCATCTAAGTTAGTTTCTTTGTTTTGGATTCATGTATAATTATCAAACTTgtcaaatttctttattttaaaatcaaggaaaaattatttataaataaagttaaatttaaGAGTTGAACGTTATTcaaatgcatgcatgcatgtatgtattgtatgtaacaaaaaaaaataaaaatacatgcatGTATGGAACTGATGATCTTTCAACCGTTGAACTTTCAATGGGAAAACGAGGGGCTCTAGCTACTTTAGCCTTTTAATTTACTTCTGAAACAAAAATAGtatctatttcattttcatttttttatcatatccttcattatatttattcttacattataaaaaaaaaatatatttattattttttttctattatttcctTCTGCTGAAAgcatcttattttaattttttttatcaataaatattaattgttaatattattagtaaaaaattctaatccaagacatttccttctttctttttctctactAGACTAAACCTTATATCTTCTATGTTTATGGATCTTAGTTTATAATAGATGTTTATGAAAAGTACAAACaagttattgttttatatttatctaaTCCAAAACATTTAACCTCTCACGTATGTGTTTGTATATCTTCAAACGGTAAaggattttcttttaaatttaggtTCAATAAGCActtgtaaaaaaatagtttttcatataaattagaattagtttatgcataaatttttataagtcctctcaaataaatttaacttgtaaaaaaacttataattttaacaagaatgatgatatttttacataaatgtttataacaattaattctttatataaaacaaaaataaaaaaattaagtgatatGACAGAGATGTGTATAATTAGAATCAATAAACCAATTACAAAAGTGTTGTGAAAATTTAATTCATGTGTaccattaaacttttaaaaattagatttcaTATCTAAAATCAATCAGTTAATAAACCGTACTTTTAATTAGTTGACGATGTTAAACCTAAATATcatacaattttctttaatcaCTCTAACTAGTGCAAATGAGTGATTAAGTCTTTGCTTGCTttggaattagaaaataatttacacATTCTTATGTTAATTTATTGCGATGGATAATTTAGATATATATCTCAATTAcgttgaataatttaaaattaatttattaaaaacaattgatttaaattatttttatcaaattcaattttatttaatttgcacTCAATTTATAGGATATATATATCTACCACATTTGTGATACAGcttattatagtttttttttttgggtagaaTACAGCTTCTTATAGTTATTTCCCATTGCAGACGAAAGTGTATTTTTGTTAGCGGGGcaataaatgttaaaatatttcgTATGTATCCTCTCATACACGGAATATGATTCGTAAATGATAGTGATATTCTAATAGTATACTATAATGTCTGGAAAGACAGTAACTATTCCACGTTTACGAGTGATAGTaacacattttaaaacattttttttaatattaggaAAACATTCTTTCTAGTATATTctcttttaatgataaaatcttattaaaaattataaaattatgagataTTCACTAAATAGAACatgaaacttataaaattataatttttagtaaatttcaattaattaagaaaagtatatttaaaaaagtgTGTAAGAGATTGTTTTTCAGAGATTAGGCTTTGTGAAATATGATAATGCCTACATTGATatgcaaatgcaaaaatgaaatatgttttaattataaatagtcacttttgtttataaatatgtGATTCTATGATAAATACGTCcttagatgaaaatataaaatttagttttcgAAAGGGTATAAAGTATAACAAATATATCCGCTTGTTAAATTTCGTTCgttaccgttaataaaatagtttacgTGATACATAGAGATGAATTGATCAGTAAAATGATTGTCCGCGTGGCCATCTCTAATTGTGAcatatttgttatataatatttttttgactttttgtctTCCCACTCTCTGCGAATATGAatggataaataatcatttttgtctttttgaatatgtccctaaaagatgaaaatataaaatttagttttcaaaagtgtaaaaaatgtgataaatatatttgacGGTTAACTTTCATCGGTCAGCATTAATAAAAATAGCCAAAATTCGAAGAAGTGAAATATgagatatatttatttcttaggAAAATTTGTAATGATTAATACATcgttacattattttattttggtaaaccgatacaatgtttattttggataatttctACTGTGACACACAAATTATGGTTGATAATCGATATTAGtaattattgtaatgttatgtttgtaatgataaaaaataacgaaaatttatcataaaattatggtctaacaaattagttcaatagaaacatattgatatttaggtccaataagaaattattgacatttttcatacaataataataacttattaacatttttgGTCTAATGGAACGTATTGAcatttaggtaaaaaaaaattaatgacattttcttccaatgaaaaaatattaacattttcgTCTAATAATAGTATCTTAGTAACATTTTTGTTCAATATAGTTAGCATGATCACGTTAACTATCATTTTAATGACAAATTCGTCCTTTGACGATTTCATTAACGGTAACGGACGGAAGTTAACGGttagatatatttattgtattttttacatgttagtaaaactaaattttatattttcatctttcagaaacaaatttattaaaaaattatagatttaaaaacaaaaataactatttacccatattttaaatatttctaaatatgGTCATATTTAATTCTAGTCATTTAAAAAGTTTGGTTTTAgatcttataattaataattaatatgcgTCTAAACATGAAAAGactgttaattaaaaaaaaaaactaccacGTAGGATTCATTTATCTCAGGTCCTAATGATCTTATTAGGTACAGTTGATGTTGATATTGGATGTGAGTGAATTCACTTGTGACATGACATGTTCACAGCTCACTCAACCTTCACATTTCAAACCTACCATCTCTGGCATTCTTAATTTCATCGAGGCTCACTTGTGGCTTCTAGCATGCAAGCAAAGTCCTTGTCATTGTCATCAAATCTGAAGTTGAACAACGCAGACACAACAAATCCAAGGACGAGCAATGCCTTCAACGTTCCCCGACCCTCAAATACCACCATCCTGATTTTCTTCGTCGCCTCTTACAACAACAAGTATATGCAGTCCATctacaattttaaattcatttttaagaaGAGCCAAAGTGTGATCCACTGCATTTCCTCTGAGAAAAACTCCACTCCAATATCTTtggtttactttttttctttcaggtGTAACAGTTCTCAATAATTAATTGGAGTTGCCTTGGGTGTACAAGATACAACCATATTGCTCTCACTGTCGGTCTTCAGCATTTACAAGGTATTCTCTTCTATTTAAatgttgataattttaaataaaattgattttaaaataatataatttatatttgaatgtttttgttataaaatcaactacagaataaaatttaatacaaaaattttaatttaaagtaaaaattacttaaaaatgatTCAATCCagagttaattttaaattcttcttcaactttaaaaatgtattcaaaattaattttaaacgtAAAATCCATTTCCCAACATGAAAcctaaaaatacatttctaaTAGTTTCTTTATGAACCGAATCGTGAATTTGAATTGTCTTGTGGTAAACTTGTGTTGTGTCTTTTACTTGGTTCTGGGATTTGGGCATATATACATGAGGTTACTACCTCGAACATTTTGGATGACAAGTACACACATAATTATGTCTCGATGGCACTCTTTATGCTGCAACGGCTTTGCTTGGGATCTGCTACGGGGCTCAATATTCTACAATGATTTCAACTGTCTCTGAGCTTTTTGGTTTGAGGCATTTTGGTGTTATTACTAGCTTCATGATGCTATTGGTGCCCTTAATTTCCGCTGTTTTCCTTGCGGGGAATAGTGTATGATGATACAGAAGCAAGGAAACTCGACTCGACCTGCTATGATGCAAATTGCTTCAGGCTCACTTTTCTGGTTTTGGCTGGTGTCTGTGGACTTGGTACCATCTTGAGTATAATTTTGTCCCTTAGAATACGACCAGTATATCAAATGCTGTATGCTGGTGGTTTATTTCGTCTATCTGAGACTTCATATTCAAACAATTGAGAGTGAGCAAAAATTATCTGTAAGGTACAAGCTGTATCAATTTTGTGGAGTCACTCTTCAACAAGCATATAGCAACTACCCTAAGCTTATTTATGGCTTTGATGTGTTACTCCTGAAAAATACTCAGCTTTAGGCGCTCCCTGTATTTGATTGCTATAGGAAATAATTCTGGGGAATTGTTCTTTCGTGATTCTCACAATTGCGATCAAGAGTTTTTGGGTATAGATTAAAGAATttcctaaaatttaaattgtggTTTGTGCATGTCATACTCATACCATGCTGCTGTATTTATAGTTGAAAATGCTTTACATTATTCCCCAAGTTTTTTTACTTACTagaagtttcttattttttcaggTACTTGTCTGCAAATTAGAATGCACAAAATTTTGCATCGCATGCAGTCTAATTTCATCAATCTCAAAATTTTGAGCGCATCATAGGTAGATGTAGCTCGGTATGAACTTTAAAGTGATCAATGCTTCAACTAATTGAACCTGTCAAAGTGTACATATAGAAGTCAATAGAAATTGTTGGAAACCGCTGCCCCAGTTGAGGGGTTATGTAATAAGAGCAGAAAACAGCAGGACACAGAGCAAGAACCAGAaccaaagaaggaagaaaggcCAAGGAGAGATTTCATAACAGACTAGGAGCAGGGTTTCTGAGCTGGCACCATAGGATTGGTCACTTAGAATATCCTGTTGGGAATATATCTTTCTGTTaggatatttttcaaaatctgtTATTGCTAGCTCCTTCCTAGACCTGTAGAAGGAACAAATAATTAGTATTTTGGAGCCTATAAATAGATAATCATTGTAATGAATATGAAAGCAGAAATATAATCAGAAATTTCCTCTCCTTAATCTCTCTTTCTGGAGGAATCCTATCCTACGCCTCGAACACTAGGAACATAACAGGTTAGCTGAAGATATCTTCCTCAAAggcaaatataaataaaataagaaattgccaaacaaaaataaaactaaataaataaaggcaGTTTACAATATTTATGTGCTTTCTTCCTGTCTAGTGCATTAACTCGCCTACTCCGTGTGATTTCATTATTTCAAGCTCTCAttggataaaaataaacttCCATAATGTTATGGTTTCTACTTTCTATAGTTCCTGATTTTCAaatgcttattaaaaaaaaagacactagTAAACTATCTCGATAAAACAAGTCTTGTAGGTGCTGTATTGAGCCATATTGTGTAAGAACTGAAAATTAACAATGCCAGTAGTAAAGGTGCTTTCCTCTCCTCTCTGAATAGCTTAAAAGTTTGTAAAAGCTGAACTATTAAGCCCCAATCTCTGTTGTTGTCTTCCTTATCTCATTTCCCTGGTTATTGTAATTTCTAAATTTCTGAATCTCTGTTGCTCATACTCTTGATTGCATGGATAGGCACTCCTTATGATTAATcaaaagttgaaataaaataaatgaaagcatTACATAGAAGGAGATTCTAAACTGATAATAAACTCGAACAAAAATGAGGTCACTCCCGCTCAATCCCAATCCCTAGTTAAGTGCCACCAACTTGGATTCTGCAGTCACTGACATCACATACATGGTCACGTTACGTGATCCATCTCTTCTCTCTccccttcttcttctacatGGTTTCAGGGTTCAGAACAGAATCCTGTTTCCAAAGAtcttctaatttattaaatGCAGTAAAATATTGATTAGGCCCAAGAATGCCAAGATAGAATCAAATTGTTAATATGATCATCACCATTAGACATAACACAATACAGTAGCTAAAGTAAAGTCAGGCAGACTCAAGCCTAACTGCTTAtgcttcaaaattcaaattatatacTTCTTGCTATATAACGGCCTAGTTAAATATCTACCTCGATATTTCTCTGCTCATGAAATCTGATGCAATTTTCCCCCTATCAAATCTAAAGGACATGAACAGAACATATAATAGTACAAACTCGATACTACAGAACATACAGGGTGCTAAACTTACCCACCACCAGTAtctgaaagaagaagaaaaacactcAAATCTCTCACCCATTAGTTTAAAATCAGGGATAGAGTCAAGTCAACCcccaaagaaaagagaaagtttCAGTTTGGCTTTAGATCCTGAAACATGGTATCCCATTTGATCTCTTCAACAGCGGCAGACCAATagccatcatcatcatctccaCCCATCTTCTCATCCTTCTGGAAATGGTAGACCACAGGACTAGAAAAACCAGGCTGAGCTGGAACTACCGTGGAACTTCCATTAGTGAGAAAGAGTGTCTCTTGCTTTTTGCCCCTCTTCATCATAGCACTCTTCCATCTTTTCCCCAAACCACTACTACTAGGCCTTGATGGTGGCACTGGCACTACAACAAGTGCTGAattagatgatgatgattcttctTTGTGCATCAAAGTCCTTACATAGCTGGCAAAGGTGTTCTTAGTCCTCTTGATTGCCACCGCGAGCCTTGCCACCGCGCGTGGGCTCTTTCCCTTCTCTTTTCTGGCAAGCTTGAGGATCTCTAGTCTGTGC includes these proteins:
- the LOC102660142 gene encoding uncharacterized protein, whose product is MDWFSWLSKSGLEPSLVYEYGLTFAHNELEEEDMFYFNHEFLQSMGISIAKHRLEILKLARKEKGKSPRAVARLAVAIKRTKNTFASYVRTLMHKEESSSSNSALVVVPVPPSRPSSSGLGKRWKSAMMKRGKKQETLFLTNGSSTVVPAQPGFSSPVVYHFQKDEKMGGDDDDGYWSAAVEEIKWDTMFQDLKPN